The DNA sequence TTTCGGTGCATATTCATTTAACTCTTCACGCGGTGTAGAAATTGCTGATTCCATACTTTCTAGTATTTTTATTCGACCTTCTCTTGCTTGAGAAAGCGCTTGTTCAAGCACAGCTCTATCTATACCTGATATTTTTATATCCATTTGTATTGCCGTGACACCTTTTTTCGTACCTGCTACTTTGAAATCCATGTCACCTAATGCATCTTCCATTCCTTGGATATCGGTTAAGACAGTGACATCTTCTTCATGCTTTACAAGCCCCATTGCAATACCAGCTACAGGTGCTTTAATTGGTACACCTGCTGCCATCATCGCAAGTGTACTTGCACAAATACTTGCTTGAGATGTTGAACCGTTAGATTCTAAAACTTCTGATACAAGTCTAATTGTATAAGGAAAATCTTCCTCTGATGGAATTACTTGCTCTAAAGCTCTTTCTCCTAATGCACCGTGCCCAATTTCGCGTCGACCTGGGCCACGAATTGGTCCTGTTTCACCGACACTAAAGGATGGAAAGTTATAATGGTGCATAAAACGCTTTGTTTCTTCTATACCTAAACCATCTAAAATTTGCACATCTCCTAATGCCCCTAATGTACAAACACTTAATGCTTGTGTTTGACCACGAGTAAATAACCCTGAACCGTGAGTTCGAGGTAAGATATCTATTTCAGAAGCAAGCGCCCTAATTTCATCTGGCTTTCGACCATCTGGACGTATTTTTTCTTTCGTAATTAAAATACGTACTGTTTCTTTGAATAGCTTGTCCAATACTTCTTTTGCTTCAACAGAACGATCTTCCTCTTCTGTTACGTATTGGTCTAAAATACTGTCCATTACTGCCTTGACGGCATCTTCTCTAGCATGCTTTTCTTCAACTAATGCAGCCGTTTTAAGTTGATTGCCTACTTTATCTCGAATTTCGGCTTCTAGATCAGCATCGACTGTTTTAAGTTGTACTTCCATTTTTTCTTTTCCAACTTTAGATACGATATCTTCCTGGAATGCTATAATGCGTTTAATCTCATCATGTCCATACATTAACGCTTCTAAAATTGTTTCCTCAGGTACTTCCTCAGCTCCTGCCTCAACCATATTGATAGCATCTTTATTACCAGCAACGACAAGCTCGATATCACTAGTCTCAAGCTGTTGCGGTGTTGGGTTAATGATAAATTCACCATCAATGCGTCCAATCGTTACACCTGCAATTGGTCCAGAGAAAGGAATATCTGATACTGACAATGCAAGTGATGAACCGATCATTGCCGCCATTTCAGCAGGTGCATCTTGATCATTACTCATAACGATACTAATCACTTGGACATCATTACGGAAACCATCTGGGAACATAGGTCTAATAGGTCGATCAATAAGCCTACTAGTTAAAACAGCATGGTCACTCGGACGTCCTTCACGTTTAATAAAACCACCTGGAATTTTACCAGCTGCATATAAGCGTTCTTCATAATTTACTGTCAATGGGAAAAAAGGTAAATCCTTTGGTTCTTTTGAAGCGGTAGCAGTAGAAAGTACTGCTGTGTCTCCGTACCGTACTAAGACCGCACCGTTAGCTTGCTTTGCTAATTGCCCGACTTCGATAGTTAAGGTTCGGCCAGCCCATTCCATTGAAAATAATTGTTTTTCTTGATTCATTCTACGAGTACTCCTCTCGTCCTCTTAATCTTCGCCACTATTTTATATTGTTGGCTTATTTTTATGTACTAAACGTGTTGTTATTAGAAAATTTAAATTTCATCTAGAAACTCAGGAATTTCTATCCTTTTCCTAGTGATTATCATATCAAAAAAATCCGTAATTAGAAATACTCATTGACTTTATGAAATAATAAAATATTATTGATATAAAATATAAAAGACACCAAAAAAGCGGGATGACTCCCGCTTTTTTTTATCGACGTAGACCAAGTCTATCGATGAGTTGACGATAACGAGTAACATCTTTGTTACGTAAGTACGTAAGTAAGTTACGACGTTGACCGACCATTTTTAAAAGACCACGACGTGAATGATGATCTTTTTTGTGAGTACGTAAATGCTCGTTTAACGTATTAATTTGCTCAGTTAGGATAGCGATCTGAACTTCAGGAGATCCAGTATCATTCTCATGAGTTTTGAAATCCTGAATAATTTGATTTTTACGTTCTTGTGTTAATGCCATCCGTTCCACCTCCTTATATATAATCCCCATTCGCTGAGCAGACGTTGGTGAATCGTGCTGCCAAGCAATGGTTGTTGAACATAATTAATCTTACTAGTATTTGCGTAATTAATCAAGGATTATTGTAAAATAATGATGAGTTTTCTTTTTGAAAAGGCTCTGTTAAACTTTGTTGTTGATTTTCGCTCCAGATATTCGCTTTCCGCGGACAACGCCTCAGCCCCCTTCGGGGAAAAACACCCCTACGGTGTCTTCAGCAGTTGCTTTTCCCGCAGGAGTCTCATATCCTCCGCTACAATCAATAGGCTAAAAAACAACAGTATACTTTAACATAGCCTTTGAAAAAATTCATTCATATTGTTTACATCGTTTTCCAGCTGTGCTTTTAATTCACCAATGGAATTAAATTTTTTCTCATCTCTTAATTTTGAAAGCCATTGTATCGTCACGGTTTCTCCATAAATGTCATCATTAAAATTAGTAACATGCACCTCAATTGTCGGCTCTCCTTCTCTTAACTTATGAAAGGTAGGCTTATAGCCGACATTGCAAACAGCTTCCTTCCACTCATTATTAACCAAAAGTCTTACAATATATACACCGCTATTAGGGGTAAAGGATCTCTCTTCTAATAATACATTCGCCGTAGGAAAACCTATTGTTCTTCCTCTTTTTTCACCATGAATGACCGTTCCAGAAGTTTCATATGGTCGTCCTAAATAGTCATTAGCACGTTTTAGGTCACCGCATTGTAAAAAATGCCGGATGTTGGTTGAGCTTATTTTTTCACCATTTGCAGACACTTGTCCAACAGTAGTGTACGTCAGCTCATTTCGAGAATGGAACAGCAGTGTCTCCATCGTTCCTTTCCCTAGACGACCGTACGTGTAATCAAAACCAGCTACGACATGTTTTACATTAAGTGCTATTAAGTATTGATCAACAAATTGTTGTGGATTAAGCTCTGCAAATGTTTCATTAAATGTAACAATAAATAAATAATCTATCCCTAATTGCCGAATGAGGGCTTCCTTTTTTTTCATTAACGTCAAATAATATACTTTTTTCTCTTTTCTTAACACTTCTTTTGGATGTGGGAAAAAAGTCATTACTCCAGATCGTAATTGTCTCTTTTTTGCTTCATTTTTTGCTGTCAAAATGACTTCTTGATGTCCTTTATGAACCCCATCAAAAAAACCTAATGCTAAGCATAGTCTAGGCAGATTTTCCAATTGATGCGGATGTGTAATTTGTATCGTCTCCACTATTGCCACCTCAGTTATTATCACGAAGCTACTTTATGTTCATCAAACAGATTTTAGCATTTTTGCTGGCTTTAACATACCAGATCTCTTAGGATGTAATTCATAAAGTGCTAAACATTCTCCTTGTTGATTATACATAGCTATAAGAGGTTCGTCTACATTAATTAACGTATCTGGTAATAGTGCCCCATTCATCACCTTCTGTTCTAGTTCTTGCGGTAATGTTATTTTTGGATAATGACGTAATGCTAGTTCAATTGGCATAAGTACATCGTTTTGCTCGTTTTTTTCTTGTAGCGCTCGTAGTTTATGTAATTCAATACAATCTTCTTTTTTAAATTGTCCAGAAGCTGTACGTGTTAGAGAAGACATATGAGCTGGATAACCAAATTTTTCACCGATCATTACTGATAAAGTTCTAATGTATGTCCCTTTACTACATGTAACTCTAAATCGAAACTTCACATTCTTATCAATTGTTTTTTCAACGGGGGAAACAAGTTCTATATGATATATTGAAACTTTTCGAGACGGTCGATCGATTATTTTTCCCTCTCGAGCATATTCGTATAAACGTTTTCCTTTTACTTTTATTGCCGAATACATTGGCGGTGTTTGCGTAATTTCTCCAATTAAATGATTAAACAGTTCTCGGACATCCTCTTCCCTTATTTTTTCATCTACTTTTTTTTCAGCTACTACTTCTCCAGAAGCATCTTCTGTCGTAGTAGAAAAACCTAATGTTACTTCACCTTCATACGTCTTTTTATCAGCAGTTAAATATTCTACCAATTTAGTGGCACGACCTAAGCAAATGGGTAATACACCATCAACATCTGGATCCAGTGTACCAGTATGTCCCACTCGCTTAGTGTGATATATCTTTTTGACTTCCTTAACAGCATCAAAGGATGTCATACCGCGAGGCTTCCATAAAGGAAGTATTCCAATAGGCTCCTTCATCATGTGCTCCCTCCTTTTTCTATCTGTGAACTGTTATCATCGTCTCGTTTTATAAAAGAAAGAGAGTGTTAGAAAGGAATATGTACCATTCTAAACACCCTCACTTTTTATCATTTACTTATCTTCTTCATTTAGCTTACGGAGTAGTTCTTCAATTCGATTTCCACGTTCAATACTTTCATCAAATTTAAAAGATAAATCGGGTGTTTTACGAAGCTGAATCCGTTTGCCAATTTCAGAGCGTATAAAACCTTTTGCCTTTTCTAAAGCTGCTAACGTGTTTGAACGCTGATCATCATCTCCATATACAGTAATAAAAGCAGTTGCTTGCTGTAAATCACCAGTAACATCAACCGCAGTTACGGTAATAAACCCAACACGCGGATCCTTTATTTCCCGTTGGATAATCTCTGTTATCTCTTTTTTAATTTGTTCTCCTACCCGATTGGCACGAACATTACTCATAAGTATAACACCCCTATCGAATAATAAATCCTCAGTTTTTATAACCACTCCCAATTGATACTTGTGATTTCTGTATCTGGATGGTTATCAATAATGGACACAGCTCTACGAATTTCCGTTTCCGCTTGGGTTCGAGAATTCCCTACAGTCACAATGGACCATTCCGCTCTCTGCCAGACATCTTGATGTGATGATTCTACTATTGACACATTATATCGCTGTTTAGCTTTTGTAATGACACTTTTTAGCACAGATCTTTTATCTTTTAAGTTATGTGCATTCATGATCAACGCTTCAACAACGACTAGGCCAATGATCAACGCTTTATTTCCTCCATGACATAAGCTTCGATGATGTCTCCTTCTTTTACATCATTAAACTTCTCTAAAGTGATCCCGCACTCATAGTTTTGTGCAACTTCTTTTACATCATCCTTGAATCTTCGTAGTGCGTTAATTTCACCCTCAAAGATAACAACACCATCACGAATGAGCCTTACTGTAGAGTCGCGAGTAATTTTACCATCTGTTACGTAAGATCCGGCAATGGTACCAATTTTAGAGACTTTAAAGGTTTGGCGAACTTCCGCTTGACCAATTACCTTTTCTTCGTATTCTGGATCAAGCATCCCTTTCATCGCTGATTCAACTTCATCAATTGCATTATAAATGACGCGGTGAAGACGAATATCTACTTTTTCTTGTTCTGCAGTTCGTTTCGCATTTACATCAGGACGAACATTGAATCCGATAACGATAGCATTAGAAGCACTAGCTAATATAATATCCGATTCAGCTATAGCCCCAACACCAGCGTGAATAATATTTACTTTCACACCTTCGACTTCAATTTTTTCAAGAGATCCTTTCATCGCTTCTGCTGACCCTTGAACATCTGCTTTTACAATTACATTAATTTCTTTAATATCCCCTTGCTGGATTTGTTCAAATAAATCGTCTAAACTAACTTTTGACGTTTCACGTAGTTCGGATTCTCTTTGCTTTACAGCACGAGCTTCACCAACTTGACGGGATTTCTTCTCATCATCAAATGCAACAAATTGATCTCCAGCCTGAGGAACCGCATTTAAACCAGTAATTTCAACAGGTGTGGACGGACCAACAGCCTTTACTCGACGTCCTATATCATTCACCATGGCTCGAACTCGACCGAACGTATTTCCAACCACGACAGGATCTCCTACACGAAGTGTTCCTGCCTGAACGAGTAACGTTGCAACAGGTCCACGACCTTTATCTAATTCAGCCTCAACAACCGTCCCTTTAGCAAGCTTATTAGGGTTAGCTTTTAGTTCTTCTACTTCAGAGACAAGCAAAATCATTTCTAAAAGTTCATCAATGCCAGTACCGTTTAAAGCAGAGACATGAACAAAGATTGTTTCGCCTCCCCATGCTTCTGAAACTAATCCATGCTCTGTTAATTCTTGCATAACACGATCAGGGTTTGCTCCCTCTTTATCAATTTTGTTTACGGCAACGATAATCGGTACCTCAGCAGCTTTCGCATGATTAATCGCTTCGACTGTTTGTGGCATCACACCATCATCAGCTGCAACAACGAGAATAGTAATATCTGTTACTTGTGCACCTCTTGCTCTCATCGTTGTAAAAGCTGCGTGTCCTGGTGTATCAAGGAAAGTTATTTTTTTGCCATTTTCCTCTACTTGGTATGCACCAATATGTTGCGTAATACCTCCTGCTTCACCTGCAGTTACCTTTGTATGTCGAATGCTATCTAAAAGCGTTGTTTTACCATGGTCAACGTGACCCATGATAGTTACAACAGGTGGTCGTTCTTCTAGCTCATTTGGATCGTCATTTTCTTCAAAGTTTTCAAATTCTGTTTCATCAATGACAACTTCTTCTTCCACTTCTATTCCGAAATCTTCAGATAGAAGTTCAATCGCATCTTTATCAAGCTCTTGATTGATTGTTGCCATGACACCTAAAAACATTAATTTTTTTATTACCTCAGATGGCTCTTTATTTATTTTTTCTGCAAATTCTCCAACCGTTATTGGTGTTGTATAAGTAATTTTTGACGGGGTTTCTTTCACGGGAGTCTTCGCCTCCTGTTTCGTTGACTGAGATTTTTGTTTGTCTCCACGTCTATTTTTATTTTTATTCTTATCTTTATTTTTATTTTTATCATGATTTTCTTTCGATTGTTGTTTCTTGGTCGGTTTCTCCTGTTGTTGCTTATTTTTACCTTGTTGCGGAGCGTTATTTTGCTTTCCAGTCGAACCTTGAGTAGTTTTCGTATCTTTTGCTTTCTCTTCTGTTTTTACAGATTGTGAATATGTTTTATCCAACTTTTCAATAGTATCCCCTTGAATTACACTCATATGATTTGCGACTTCAATCCCCATATCTTTTAAATCTTTGATGACTTGCTTACTTGTAACATTTTTTTCTTTCGCATATTCATATATACGTATCTTCCTCATAAACTAACCTCCCACCTTCGTTACCTTCCATCATCCTGAATATTAAAATGGTATGTAAACAAAGTTATTCAATGATCGATCTCATTTTTCTAGCAAATCCAGCATCCTCAATTCCGATGACAACACGTTCCTCTTTTCCAATAGCGCGTCCAATAGATTCGCGGTTACCTTTTATCGCATACGGGATGTTATAGTACTTACATTTATCAGTTACTTTCTTTTTTGTATTTTGAGAAGCATCTTCTGACACAATTACAAAGAAAGACTTTTGCTTTTGTATAGATTTAATAACTAATTCTTCACCAGTTATTAGTTTCCTAGCGCGCGTGACTAAACCTAGAGTCTGAAGCCATTTCTCTTCATTCATGACTTGTTCCCCTTGTTCGCCTCTAAGAGTAGTTCCTCATATAATTGCTCAGGAATATCGACCTTTAAGTGTCTCGCTAATGTATTTTTCTTTTTTGCTTCTTCAATAACAGATTGATCCGAAGAAATATAAGCGCCTCTACCAGACTTTTTGGAAGTATGGTCAAGCAAAACTTCACCTTCTGGAGTACGAACAATACGAATGAGCTCCTTTTTAGGCTTCATATCATTCGTTATCACGCATTTACGCAAGGGGGATTTTTTCTTCCCTTTCATTTATAGCCCTCCTTACTCCTCATGTTCTACATGATCAATTTCTTCAACGTCTTCATCAGTCCAATCCTGTTCTGTATCAGTATTTGAGTTATATAGTCCTAACTCTTCTGCTTCTGATTGACTCTTAATATCTATTTTCCAGCCTGTTAATTTTGCTGCTAGACGAGCATTCTGCCCTTTTTTTCCTATTGCTAATGAAAGCTGGTAGTCAGGAACGATAACCTGTGTCATTTTCTCTTCTTCATTGACAGTTACTTGCACTACATTAGACGGACTTAATGCATTTGCAACATAAACTTTCGGATCTTCCGACCACCTAACAATGTCTATTTTTTCCCCTTTTAGTTCATTCACTATCGTTTGAACTCTTTGACCTTTAGGTCCAACACAAGAACCTACAGGATCAACTTCTGGGTCTTCAGCATGAACTGCAATTTTTGATCGATCTCCAGCTTCTCTCGATACAGACTTGATTTCTACTGTTCCATCATAAATTTCAGGAACTTCTAATTCAAATAAACGCTTTAAAAGCCCCGGGTGTGTTCGCGAAATCATAATTTGTGGACCTTTTGTTGTCTTCTCAACTTTTGTAATATACGCTTTGATTCTGTCATTATGTTTATATGTTTCATTTGGCATTTGTTCACTAACAGGCATAAGTGCCTCTACTTTGCCTAAGTCAACATAAATAAAACGGTGGTCTTGTCTTTGGACAATTCCTGTCATAATATCTTCTTCACGATCGATAAAATCAGAGTAAATAATTCCTCTTTCTGCTTCCCTTACTCGTTGCGTTACGACTTGTTTTGCTGTTTGGGCTGCAATACGCCCAAAGTCTCTAGGTGTCACTTCAATTTCGACGACATCGTCCACGTCGTATTGTGGGTGAATATTTTTAGCTGCTTCTAGCGATATTTCTAACCGAGAATCAAATACTTCCTCTACTACTTCTTTTCTAGCAAATACTCTAATACTTCCTGTATTTCGGTCAATATCAACTCGTACATTTTGGGCTGAATTAAAGTTTCTTTTGTAGCCAGTTATTAAAGCCTGTTCAATGGCCTCTAATATAATTTCCTTATCAATACCTTTGTCCTTTTCAATCGTTGTTAGTGCATCCATGAATTCACTGTTCATGAACTTCTCTTCCCCCTTTCAAGTTTAAAAAACAATAGCTAGTCTAGCTTTAGCAATTTTGTCATATGGCAATTCCACTGTTTTCACTCTTGTTTTCACTTTAGTCTCCATTGATAATATTCCATCATTAAAATGCATCAGTTTACCTTCAAAAACCTTTTCTCCATCTATCGGTGCATAAGTAGTTACATTAATGTACTTTCCAACTGCACGAACAATGTCCTGTTCTGTTTTTAAAGGACGCTCTGCACCAGGTGATGATACTTCTAAGTAGTACATTTGATCAATAGGGTCGTGTTTATCTAACGCTTCACTTAATTGTTCACTCACAGCTGTACAATCGTCAAGATCAACACCACCATCACGATCTATATAAACACGAAGGAACCAGTTCTTTCCTTCTTTTTTATATTCTATATCAACAAGTTCTAGTGACATCTGTTGTAATATTGGCTCCACTAAAACCTCTACTTCTTCACGAATTGACATCATACTTCCCTCCTTCTGAAAACAATAAAATGATATATGACTATTAGTTAATATGTACTATTTTAGATGGTGAACATTTGCCAAATTACTGCCAATATGGAATTGATTACAAAAGAAAGAGTGGGATAAACCCACTCTTGGCGACATCATTATTACTAGTATTTCCATAATACTATAACATAAACCATAAAACCTTGCAAATGAAGGTTTTATTAGCATTTTTTACATGCTTTAGTAAATTCATACGTAACTTATTAAAATAAAGAAAGTTGATTCGAATCAGGGATTCCTTCTAAACAACCATGATCATCTAAGTTCTCTAAAACGGTTTTTGTAATTTTACTTCTTTCTCTCAAATTTTCCTTAGAGAGGAATTCTCCATCCTCTCTCGCCTTTTCAATGTTAATTGCAGCATTTGTCCCTACACCATTTATTGCGTTAAATGGAGGAATAAGTGAATCACCATCAACTATAAATTCTGTTGCCTTTGACTTATATAAATCTACTTTTTTAAAGGACATTCCGCGTTCACACATTTCAAGGGCTAGCTCTAAAACAGTAACAACACTTTTTTCCTTTGGAGTAGCGTCGAGTCCTTTTGCATAAATTTCCTCTATCCTCTTTCGGATAGATGCAGAGCCCTTCACCATCGTATCAATTTCAAAATCGTCCGCACGAACTGTGAAGTATGCAGCATAAAACAAAATAGGATAATGAACTTTAAAGTAAGCAATTCTAACTGCCATAAGAACATAGGCAGCCGCGTGTGCTTTAGGGAACATATACTTAATTCTTAAGCATGAGCCAATATACCAATCCGGCACTCCGTGCTTTTTCATTTCTTCGATCCAATCTTCTTGTAATCCCTTCCCTTTACGTACAAACTCCATAATTTTAAATGCTAAAGAATGTTCGAGCCCCTTATATATTAAATAAACCATAATATCATCACGGCAACCGATCACATCTTTTAGTACGCACGTTCCATTCGCAATAAGGTCAGCTGCATTATTTAACCATACATCCGTTCCATGAGATAACCCCGATATTTGCACAAGCTCACTAAAAGAACTCGGCTTCGTTTCCTCTAACATTTGACGTACAAATCTTGTCCCAAATTCCGGAATGCCGTACGTACCTGTTTTACACATGATTTGCTCCTCTGTAACACCGAGGGACTCCGTACCACTAAATAATTTGTACACCTCAGGATCATCGACTGGAATGTCTTTTGGATCTATGCCACTTAAATCTTGGAGCATCCTAATTACTGTTGGATCATCGTGTCCGAGTATATCTAGCTTTAACAAATTGTCATGGATAGAGTGAAAATCGTAATGTGTTGTTCGCCATTCTGACTCAGCATCATCTGCTGGATATTGAATCGGAGTGAAGTCATAAATATCTAAGTAATCTGGGACAACAATAATCCCTCCTGGGTGCTGTCCTGTCGTACGCTTTACACCAGTACAACCTGAAACTAGGCGGTCAATTTCAGCACCTCGAAGTCTTAGTTGATTGTCATCCTCATATCCTTTAACAAATCCATAAGCCGTTTTTTCAGCAACCGTTCCTATCGTACCAGCTTTATACACATATTCTTCACCAAAGAGCTCTTTCGTATAATTATGTGCAGTAGCTTGGTATTCGCCTGAGAAGTTTAAGTCGATATCGGGTACTTTGTCTCCTTTAAATCCTAAAAATGTTTCAAACGGAATATCTTGGCCGTCTTTATTATATTGGGTTCCGCACTTTTCACATTCCTTATCAGGTAAATCAAATCCAGATCCAACAGAGCCATCGTCAAAAAATACTGAATGGTGACATTCTGGACAAACATAATGTGGTGGAAGTGGGTTTACTTCTGTAATTTCTGTCATCGTTGCTACAAAGCTAGACCCTACCGACCCACGAGAGCCTACTAAATATCCATCATCTAATGACTTCTTTACAAGTTTTTGAGAAATTAAATAAATAACTGAAAATCCATTACTAATAATACTATTTAATTCCTTTTCAAGGCGATCTTCTACTATCTTTGGTAATGTTTCTCCATAAATGCTTCGCGCTCGTCCGTAGCTAAGCTCGCGCATTTCATCATCAGCGCCTTCAATTTTAGGTGTATAAAGATCATCTGGAATTGGTTTAATATCGTCGATTTCATTTGCAACAGCAACTGTATTTGTTATTACAATTTCTTTCGCTTTTTCTTCTGGTAAAAAACTAAAACATGACAACATTTCATCAGTAGAGCGGAAATGTACCTTTGGCAGTGACGTTCTGTTTAATGGATTTGCTCCACCTTGTGAAGCAATCAATATTTTTCTATAAATAGCATCTTCTTCGTTTAAATAATGTGCATTTCCTGTTGCAACGACTTTTTTCCCAAGTTTATCTCCAAGATCTATAATTTTTTTTATGATATCCTTTAACGCAAGTTCATCACGTATAATTTCCTTTTCTACTAGATGATTGTAATTACTTGGTGGCTGCACTTCGAGATAATCATAGAATTCCGCTACTTTTTCTACCTCTTCGGGTGATTTTTGCATCATCGCATCAAACACTTCGCCGTTATCACACGCTGAGCCTATCATTAAACCGTCTCGATGCTCTGATAACACCGATTTTGGTATTCGTGGTACACGATAAAAATAATTAATATGAGACAGGGAAACGAGTTTATATAAATTTTTTAACCCCTCTTTTGTTTTTCCGAAGATGATACAGTGATTTGGACGTTGTTTTTTATAATCATCCTTAGAAGTTTGTTCATTTAATTGAAAATGCTTCATGATCCCTTGGCTAGTGGCATCCTTCACCATTTTCCACAATAAATGTCCTGTTGCTTCTGCATCATAAATTGCTCTATGGTGGGCTACTAATTCAATATTAAACTTTTTACATAAAGTATTTAACCGATAATTTTTAAAGGTTGGGTACAGTAATCTACCTAATTCTA is a window from the Evansella cellulosilytica DSM 2522 genome containing:
- the nusA gene encoding transcription termination factor NusA; the encoded protein is MNSEFMDALTTIEKDKGIDKEIILEAIEQALITGYKRNFNSAQNVRVDIDRNTGSIRVFARKEVVEEVFDSRLEISLEAAKNIHPQYDVDDVVEIEVTPRDFGRIAAQTAKQVVTQRVREAERGIIYSDFIDREEDIMTGIVQRQDHRFIYVDLGKVEALMPVSEQMPNETYKHNDRIKAYITKVEKTTKGPQIMISRTHPGLLKRLFELEVPEIYDGTVEIKSVSREAGDRSKIAVHAEDPEVDPVGSCVGPKGQRVQTIVNELKGEKIDIVRWSEDPKVYVANALSPSNVVQVTVNEEEKMTQVIVPDYQLSLAIGKKGQNARLAAKLTGWKIDIKSQSEAEELGLYNSNTDTEQDWTDEDVEEIDHVEHEE
- the rimP gene encoding ribosome maturation factor RimP, translated to MSIREEVEVLVEPILQQMSLELVDIEYKKEGKNWFLRVYIDRDGGVDLDDCTAVSEQLSEALDKHDPIDQMYYLEVSSPGAERPLKTEQDIVRAVGKYINVTTYAPIDGEKVFEGKLMHFNDGILSMETKVKTRVKTVELPYDKIAKARLAIVF
- a CDS encoding PolC-type DNA polymerase III; its protein translation is MNDDREIRKQRLQLLLEQIAIPQEMIDSHFREGTIEKLEVYKNEKKWHFYISLPSILPFPVFQLFYSHIQKRLEHIAKVDITLAYTENINLSNYIKDYWPFFVEKLRSHTNGLIRRLQNQIPSVEGKKVIISVLNETEGEMIQRRVQEPLQHAFEQVGFGKPVVETIVKESKEEIEKFEEKKNEEDHSRMVEAMMEKKKQAEQTSEMSGVQEVTLGHAIKPDEITSIKSIIEEERRVAVQGYVFFAETRELKSGRTLLTFKITDYTDSLLVKIFSNGKEDLPLIQSIKKGMWLKVRGGIQYDTFVRDLTMMARDLQEIKPKQRIDKAPDGEKRVELHVHSAMSQMDAVTSISKYVEQANKWGHPAIAITDHAVLQAFPEAYSAGKKTGVKILYGVEANLVDDGVPIAYNPVDRDLLDETYIVFDVETTGLSAVYNTIIELAAVKVKNGEIVDRFESFANPHEKLTPLIIDLTGITDDMVENAPEVDDVLKDFHEWIGDATLVAHNASFDMGFINAGFQKIGYGHATNPVIDTLELGRLLYPTFKNYRLNTLCKKFNIELVAHHRAIYDAEATGHLLWKMVKDATSQGIMKHFQLNEQTSKDDYKKQRPNHCIIFGKTKEGLKNLYKLVSLSHINYFYRVPRIPKSVLSEHRDGLMIGSACDNGEVFDAMMQKSPEEVEKVAEFYDYLEVQPPSNYNHLVEKEIIRDELALKDIIKKIIDLGDKLGKKVVATGNAHYLNEEDAIYRKILIASQGGANPLNRTSLPKVHFRSTDEMLSCFSFLPEEKAKEIVITNTVAVANEIDDIKPIPDDLYTPKIEGADDEMRELSYGRARSIYGETLPKIVEDRLEKELNSIISNGFSVIYLISQKLVKKSLDDGYLVGSRGSVGSSFVATMTEITEVNPLPPHYVCPECHHSVFFDDGSVGSGFDLPDKECEKCGTQYNKDGQDIPFETFLGFKGDKVPDIDLNFSGEYQATAHNYTKELFGEEYVYKAGTIGTVAEKTAYGFVKGYEDDNQLRLRGAEIDRLVSGCTGVKRTTGQHPGGIIVVPDYLDIYDFTPIQYPADDAESEWRTTHYDFHSIHDNLLKLDILGHDDPTVIRMLQDLSGIDPKDIPVDDPEVYKLFSGTESLGVTEEQIMCKTGTYGIPEFGTRFVRQMLEETKPSSFSELVQISGLSHGTDVWLNNAADLIANGTCVLKDVIGCRDDIMVYLIYKGLEHSLAFKIMEFVRKGKGLQEDWIEEMKKHGVPDWYIGSCLRIKYMFPKAHAAAYVLMAVRIAYFKVHYPILFYAAYFTVRADDFEIDTMVKGSASIRKRIEEIYAKGLDATPKEKSVVTVLELALEMCERGMSFKKVDLYKSKATEFIVDGDSLIPPFNAINGVGTNAAINIEKAREDGEFLSKENLRERSKITKTVLENLDDHGCLEGIPDSNQLSLF